Proteins from one Salinispora arenicola genomic window:
- a CDS encoding alpha-hydroxy acid oxidase, which yields MAEWLSRNGRPPAALADFADLARAELPPQVWDFVAGGSGAETTLAANRRALDRTGVLPRVLGGVQTPSTDARLLGAVHALPVAVAPMAYQRLLHPDGEVALAAAAGATGIPYVASTLGSIPIERVARAGGDVWFQLYWLRDRGLVADLLGRAEAARCTAVMLTVDVPILGRRLRDVRNSFAIPADVVAANLPTGRDSLAHAATPGVSAVAAHTGAVFAPTVSWDDLEWLRERTSVPLVVKGVLDPRDAARAVAAGADAVVVSNHGGRQLDGAPATATALPAVVDAVGDQCEVLLDSGVRGGMDVLRALALGAHGVLVGRPLLWALAAGGRAGAETALSLLTDEFRDALTLAGCADSAAARQLRTTTVE from the coding sequence ATGGCTGAGTGGTTGTCGCGCAACGGGAGGCCGCCGGCCGCGCTGGCCGACTTCGCCGACCTCGCCCGCGCAGAACTTCCGCCGCAGGTGTGGGACTTCGTGGCCGGTGGCAGCGGCGCCGAGACGACGCTGGCCGCGAATCGACGGGCCCTGGACCGTACCGGGGTGCTGCCCCGGGTGCTGGGTGGTGTGCAGACGCCCTCGACCGACGCCCGGCTGCTGGGCGCCGTCCATGCGCTGCCGGTGGCGGTCGCGCCGATGGCGTACCAGCGGCTGTTGCACCCCGACGGGGAGGTCGCCCTCGCGGCGGCGGCCGGGGCAACCGGAATCCCGTATGTGGCCAGTACGCTCGGCAGTATCCCGATCGAGCGGGTCGCGCGGGCCGGTGGCGACGTCTGGTTCCAGCTCTACTGGCTGCGTGACCGGGGGCTCGTCGCCGACCTGCTGGGCCGGGCCGAGGCAGCGCGCTGTACGGCGGTGATGCTCACCGTGGACGTGCCGATTCTCGGTCGGCGGCTGCGGGACGTGCGTAACTCGTTCGCCATTCCCGCGGATGTCGTCGCCGCGAACCTGCCCACCGGCCGGGACAGCCTCGCCCACGCGGCGACCCCGGGCGTGTCCGCGGTGGCCGCGCACACCGGTGCGGTCTTCGCACCGACGGTGAGCTGGGACGACCTGGAGTGGCTGCGGGAGCGGACCTCGGTTCCGCTGGTCGTCAAGGGGGTCCTCGACCCGCGTGATGCCGCCCGCGCGGTGGCGGCCGGAGCGGACGCGGTGGTGGTCTCCAACCACGGTGGACGCCAGCTCGACGGTGCACCGGCCACCGCGACCGCGCTGCCCGCGGTCGTTGACGCGGTGGGCGACCAGTGCGAGGTGTTGTTGGACAGCGGCGTCCGGGGCGGGATGGACGTGCTGCGGGCCCTCGCGCTCGGCGCGCACGGGGTCCTGGTGGGCCGTCCGCTGCTCTGGGCGTTGGCGGCCGGTGGGCGTGCCGGCGCCGAGACGGCGTTGTCGCTGCTGACCGATGAGTTCCGCGACGCGCTCACGCTGGCCGGGTGCGCCGACTCGGCGGCGGCGCGGCAGCTGCGGACGACGACGGTGGAGTGA
- a CDS encoding PLP-dependent aminotransferase family protein — translation MRRLGGGAAAADDDGGVIVELHVDDLHAALGDPALNSMNFLNEVAQHYPDAVSLAAGRPYEEFFEFSALHRYLDTFRRHLVDDLGQSPGQVHRTLFQYGRTKGIVHHLVARNLAVDEGMTVDPEAIVVTVGCQEAMFLVLRALRADPRDVLLAVAPTYVGLTGAARLLDLAVRPVATTESGVDLADLRGQIHRARSEGLRPRACYLMPDFANPSGVSIPMSDRRALLDLAQEENLLLIEDNPYGLFPAGDDRRLPTLKALDTNRQVIYLGSFAKTVLPGARVGYVVADQRVVGADGATSLLADQLAKVKSMVTVNTSPLAQAVVGGVLLEHGCSLVAATARERVVYARNLRHLTDGLVRRFPAGSSVRWTAPTGGFFVVVTVPFPVDDALLHRSAREYGVLWTPMAHFYDDGIPVHALRLSVSAVTPEDIDRGLDRIAEFVAGEVAGRGAVASAY, via the coding sequence GTGCGCCGACTCGGCGGCGGCGCGGCAGCTGCGGACGACGACGGTGGAGTGATCGTGGAACTGCACGTTGACGACCTGCATGCGGCCCTTGGGGATCCGGCCCTGAACTCGATGAACTTCCTCAACGAGGTGGCGCAGCACTACCCGGACGCGGTGTCGCTGGCCGCCGGTCGGCCGTACGAGGAGTTCTTCGAGTTCTCGGCGCTGCACCGGTATCTGGACACTTTCCGGCGGCACCTGGTCGACGATCTCGGGCAGAGCCCTGGGCAGGTGCATCGCACCCTGTTCCAGTACGGGCGGACCAAGGGGATCGTGCACCACCTGGTGGCTCGGAACCTTGCCGTGGACGAGGGGATGACGGTCGACCCCGAGGCGATCGTGGTGACCGTCGGGTGTCAGGAGGCCATGTTCCTGGTGCTGCGGGCGTTGCGGGCCGATCCGCGTGACGTCCTGCTCGCGGTGGCGCCGACCTATGTGGGGCTCACCGGCGCGGCCCGGCTGCTGGACCTTGCGGTTCGTCCGGTGGCGACCACCGAGTCCGGGGTGGACCTGGCGGACCTGCGTGGCCAGATCCACCGCGCCCGGTCCGAGGGGTTGCGTCCGCGTGCCTGCTATCTGATGCCGGACTTCGCCAATCCGTCTGGCGTCAGTATTCCGATGTCCGATCGGCGGGCGTTGCTGGACCTGGCCCAGGAGGAGAACCTGCTGCTGATCGAGGACAACCCGTACGGACTCTTCCCGGCCGGGGACGACCGGCGGCTGCCCACATTGAAGGCGTTGGACACCAACCGTCAGGTGATCTACCTCGGATCGTTTGCGAAGACGGTGCTACCGGGAGCCCGCGTCGGCTATGTGGTGGCTGACCAGCGAGTGGTTGGTGCCGATGGCGCGACGAGCCTCCTGGCCGACCAGTTGGCGAAGGTCAAGAGCATGGTCACGGTGAACACCTCGCCGCTGGCTCAGGCAGTGGTTGGTGGTGTGCTGCTGGAGCACGGTTGCAGTCTGGTCGCTGCCACGGCCCGGGAACGGGTTGTCTACGCCCGTAACCTGCGCCACCTGACCGACGGGTTGGTTCGGCGGTTCCCAGCCGGCTCGTCGGTGCGCTGGACGGCGCCCACCGGGGGCTTTTTCGTGGTGGTGACCGTGCCGTTCCCGGTTGACGACGCGTTGCTGCACCGCTCCGCCCGGGAGTACGGGGTGCTGTGGACGCCGATGGCGCACTTCTACGACGACGGGATCCCGGTCCACGCACTGCGGCTGTCGGTCAGCGCCGTCACCCCGGAGGACATCGACCGTGGGTTGGATCGGATCGCCGAGTTCGTCGCCGGTGAGGTAGCGGGACGGGGCGCCGTGGCCAGTGCATATTGA
- a CDS encoding D-alanyl-D-alanine carboxypeptidase family protein — protein MRNRLLAAASSVLLLPVVVPAAHAAAPTPTPAAVPCPRVTVPASAPSRPPRPSPPPAVAEDQAVGGSALATAGLVTPAGGPQPPGVTATSWLVADLDTGQVLGACGPHEHGTPASVQKLLLAAALMPRLDPQQVVTVTKEDLDIERGSSAVGLLVGGRYPVETVWLGLLLQSGNEAANVLARLGGGAEGRAGGVRAMNEFAEYLGARQTHAATPSGLDGPGQFTSAYDLALIARVCFADPTFRRYALTETHRIPAQEQLGKKGFQIQNGNPLVGRYPGALGGKTGFTSLARHTYVGAAERDGRRLVVTLLGAESRPMRGWEQGAVLLDWGFALPRDASVGRLVEPGQPTPTPTPTQSPSVTPPMAADPRPAADESLSDGVTGPGPLLVAAAAGVGGLVALIVRLVHRSRRRRGRLRA, from the coding sequence GTGAGAAATCGGCTACTCGCCGCCGCCTCGAGTGTCCTGCTGTTACCCGTCGTGGTCCCCGCGGCGCACGCCGCCGCACCGACACCGACACCGGCAGCGGTGCCGTGCCCGCGGGTCACCGTGCCGGCATCGGCGCCGTCCCGTCCACCCCGGCCCTCCCCACCGCCCGCGGTGGCCGAGGACCAGGCGGTCGGCGGGTCAGCGCTGGCCACCGCCGGCCTGGTCACCCCGGCCGGCGGGCCCCAGCCGCCCGGGGTGACCGCGACGTCGTGGCTGGTGGCGGACCTCGACACGGGCCAGGTGCTGGGTGCGTGCGGCCCGCACGAGCACGGCACCCCGGCCAGCGTGCAGAAGCTGCTGCTGGCCGCGGCCCTGATGCCGCGCCTCGACCCGCAGCAGGTGGTCACGGTGACGAAGGAGGATCTGGACATCGAGCGCGGCTCGTCGGCGGTCGGCCTGCTCGTCGGCGGGCGCTACCCGGTGGAGACGGTCTGGCTCGGCCTGCTGCTGCAATCCGGTAACGAGGCGGCGAACGTGCTCGCCCGCCTCGGCGGCGGTGCCGAGGGGCGCGCGGGTGGCGTCCGGGCGATGAACGAGTTCGCCGAGTACCTGGGCGCCCGGCAGACACACGCGGCCACACCGTCCGGGCTGGACGGTCCGGGCCAGTTCACCAGCGCGTACGATCTCGCGTTGATCGCCCGGGTCTGCTTCGCCGATCCCACGTTCCGGCGGTACGCACTGACCGAGACCCACCGGATTCCCGCCCAGGAGCAGCTCGGCAAGAAGGGTTTCCAGATCCAGAACGGGAACCCCCTCGTCGGTCGTTACCCGGGAGCGTTGGGCGGCAAGACCGGCTTCACCTCGTTGGCCCGGCACACGTACGTGGGCGCGGCCGAGCGCGACGGTCGACGCCTGGTGGTGACGCTGCTGGGTGCCGAGTCCCGGCCGATGCGTGGTTGGGAGCAGGGTGCCGTCCTGCTGGACTGGGGCTTCGCGCTGCCCCGGGACGCGTCGGTCGGTCGCCTCGTCGAGCCGGGGCAGCCGACCCCGACCCCGACCCCGACTCAGTCTCCGTCCGTCACGCCGCCGATGGCCGCCGATCCCCGGCCTGCCGCCGACGAGTCACTCTCGGACGGGGTGACCGGGCCGGGGCCGTTGCTGGTGGCCGCGGCGGCTGGGGTGGGCGGGCTGGTGGCGCTGATCGTGCGTCTGGTTCACCGTTCCCGTCGTCGGCGCGGGCGGCTCCGGGCTTGA
- the htpG gene encoding molecular chaperone HtpG, translating into MSGETLEFQAEARQLLQLMVHSIYSNKDVFLRELISNASDALDKLRLASMRDKDLDVDTSDLHIAIEVDQDARTLTVRDNGIGMTRDEVVQVIGTIAKSGTAELLRKLRETTDAETSQELIGQFGVGFYAAFMVADRVVLVTRQAGEADGTHWESSGEGTYTIAPATDVPQGTAVTLHLKPVDSEDNLHDYAAEWTIRQIVKRYSDFIAHPIRMAVERPGSDDSESTTEVQTLNSMKALWARPRDEVEPAEYHEFYKHVSHDWADPLEVVHMRGEGTFEYEALLFLPTHAPLDLFSPQGRRGVQLYVKRVFIMDDCEALMPGYLRFVKGVVDAHDLSLNISRELLQQDRQIQVVRRRLVKKVLATVKDLKANQPEKYRTFWTEFGAVVKEGLIDDTENRDSLLEILSVASTHDPAEPTDLTGYVNRMKDGQSEIYYATGENRTTIENSPHMEAFRAKGFEVLLLTDPVDEVWVERVGEYDGKTLRSVAKGQVDLDTDEERSAAEAERERQRTEYADLLTWLGSALADQVREVRLSARLTTSPACVVGDAHDVTPTLEKMYRAMGHEVPQVKRILELNPTHPLVSGLRKAREQGATEDSLTETAELLYGMALLAEGGELADPSRFTRILAERLARTL; encoded by the coding sequence GTGAGCGGCGAGACGTTGGAGTTCCAGGCTGAGGCACGTCAGCTGCTTCAGCTGATGGTGCACTCAATCTATTCGAACAAGGACGTTTTCCTGCGAGAGTTGATCTCGAACGCCTCCGATGCGTTGGACAAACTCCGGCTGGCATCGATGCGGGACAAGGACCTCGACGTCGATACCTCGGACCTGCACATCGCGATCGAGGTTGATCAGGACGCGCGTACCCTGACCGTGCGGGACAACGGCATCGGCATGACCCGCGACGAGGTCGTCCAGGTGATTGGCACGATTGCCAAGTCCGGCACCGCCGAGCTGCTCCGCAAGTTGCGCGAGACGACCGACGCGGAGACGTCGCAGGAGCTGATCGGTCAGTTCGGGGTCGGGTTCTACGCGGCGTTCATGGTCGCCGATCGGGTCGTGCTGGTCACCCGTCAGGCGGGGGAGGCCGATGGTACCCACTGGGAGTCGAGCGGTGAGGGCACGTACACCATCGCCCCGGCCACGGACGTTCCGCAGGGCACGGCGGTCACGTTGCACCTCAAACCGGTCGACTCCGAGGACAACCTGCACGACTACGCCGCCGAGTGGACCATTCGCCAGATCGTCAAGCGGTACTCCGACTTCATCGCGCACCCGATCCGGATGGCGGTGGAGCGGCCCGGCAGCGACGACAGTGAGTCGACCACCGAGGTGCAGACGCTCAACTCGATGAAGGCACTCTGGGCGCGACCCCGCGACGAGGTCGAGCCGGCGGAGTACCACGAGTTCTACAAGCATGTCAGTCACGACTGGGCCGACCCGCTCGAGGTCGTGCATATGCGGGGTGAGGGCACCTTCGAGTACGAGGCGCTGCTGTTCCTGCCCACGCACGCCCCGCTCGACCTCTTCTCCCCGCAGGGCCGCCGAGGGGTGCAGCTCTACGTCAAGCGCGTCTTCATCATGGACGACTGCGAAGCGCTGATGCCCGGATATCTGCGCTTCGTCAAGGGCGTGGTCGACGCGCACGACCTGTCGCTCAACATCTCCCGGGAACTCCTCCAACAGGACCGGCAGATCCAGGTGGTCCGCCGCCGACTGGTCAAGAAGGTCCTCGCCACCGTCAAGGACCTCAAGGCCAACCAGCCGGAGAAGTACCGCACCTTCTGGACGGAGTTCGGTGCTGTCGTCAAGGAGGGGCTGATCGACGACACCGAGAACCGGGACTCGCTCCTGGAGATCCTCTCCGTCGCCTCCACCCACGATCCGGCCGAGCCGACCGACCTCACCGGCTACGTCAACCGGATGAAGGACGGCCAGTCCGAGATCTACTACGCCACGGGCGAGAACCGCACCACCATCGAGAATTCGCCGCACATGGAGGCGTTCCGGGCCAAGGGCTTCGAGGTGCTGCTGCTCACCGACCCGGTGGACGAGGTATGGGTGGAGCGGGTCGGCGAGTACGACGGAAAGACGTTGCGTTCCGTCGCCAAGGGCCAGGTTGATCTGGACACCGACGAGGAGCGCTCGGCGGCCGAGGCCGAACGGGAGCGCCAGCGCACCGAGTACGCCGACCTGCTCACCTGGCTGGGCAGTGCCCTTGCCGACCAGGTCCGCGAGGTCCGCCTGTCCGCCCGGCTGACCACGTCGCCGGCCTGTGTGGTCGGCGACGCGCATGACGTCACGCCGACGCTGGAGAAGATGTACCGCGCCATGGGCCACGAGGTACCGCAGGTCAAGCGGATCCTGGAGCTGAACCCGACGCACCCGTTGGTCAGCGGGCTGCGCAAGGCGCGGGAGCAGGGGGCTACGGAGGACTCGTTGACGGAGACCGCCGAGCTGCTGTACGGGATGGCGTTGCTGGCCGAGGGGGGCGAGCTGGCTGATCCGTCCCGGTTCACCCGGATCCTCGCCGAGCGTCTCGCTCGTACCCTCTGA
- a CDS encoding DUF4231 domain-containing protein gives MASVDQSAALAAAWHQQGVWSRAADTARRRIVRGRRLLATLTAVAAVAGTAAAQLDAGHRPTGRVLAILAATALGLVPLAVRYTAREPVQIWTRLRGVAESVKAEVYRYLAGVAPYRGPDRDAVLLDRVGAVLDEAGDLVGRTVDVPALAVRHLPTVSDVDSYLEYRVGRQAEWYYRPQARRMAVAARRIRMGTTVLTVAGATLSAAAGVLGDGLALAAWVGVVTTVTTAVVGYGSAQQYEQHQIEYARTADQLSRLRVARWAGHGWTDDDALVGEAERLIALSNEAWMARTLEEDGVPHR, from the coding sequence GTGGCGAGCGTCGATCAGTCGGCCGCCCTCGCGGCGGCCTGGCATCAGCAGGGCGTGTGGTCCCGGGCAGCCGACACCGCACGGCGCCGGATCGTGCGCGGCCGACGCCTGCTCGCCACCCTGACGGCGGTGGCCGCCGTCGCGGGGACCGCCGCCGCCCAACTCGACGCCGGGCACCGGCCGACCGGCCGGGTACTGGCCATCCTCGCCGCCACGGCGCTGGGGCTGGTCCCGTTGGCCGTCCGTTACACCGCCCGGGAGCCGGTGCAGATCTGGACCCGGTTACGCGGCGTCGCCGAGTCGGTCAAGGCCGAGGTGTACCGGTACCTGGCGGGAGTGGCGCCGTACCGGGGGCCGGACCGGGACGCGGTGCTGTTGGACCGGGTTGGCGCCGTGCTCGACGAGGCCGGCGATCTGGTCGGGCGCACCGTCGACGTGCCTGCCCTGGCCGTCCGGCACCTGCCGACCGTGTCGGACGTGGACTCGTACCTCGAGTACCGGGTGGGTCGCCAGGCCGAGTGGTACTACCGGCCGCAGGCCCGGCGGATGGCCGTCGCCGCCCGTCGGATCCGGATGGGTACGACCGTGCTGACGGTCGCCGGCGCGACGCTCTCCGCCGCGGCCGGGGTGCTGGGCGACGGACTGGCCCTCGCCGCCTGGGTGGGAGTCGTCACGACGGTGACGACGGCCGTGGTCGGGTACGGTTCGGCGCAGCAGTACGAGCAGCATCAGATCGAGTACGCCCGTACCGCCGATCAGCTCTCCCGGCTTCGGGTTGCCCGGTGGGCCGGGCATGGGTGGACCGACGATGATGCGTTGGTGGGGGAGGCGGAGCGGCTCATCGCACTGTCCAATGAGGCCTGGATGGCGCGGACCCTCGAAGAAGACGGCGTACCGCATCGTTGA
- the fxsA gene encoding FxSxx-COOH cyclophane-containing RiPP peptide, translated as MADVNHKSDGGTHVDRNPGRSLVTAPLADLRHTPLGKIPLSRARAVALPDTRIVDQPTRVDVAAFGSSI; from the coding sequence GTGGCCGACGTGAACCACAAGTCCGATGGGGGGACTCACGTGGATCGCAACCCCGGCCGGTCACTGGTCACCGCTCCACTGGCCGATCTCCGGCACACTCCACTCGGCAAGATCCCACTCTCCCGTGCCCGCGCCGTGGCGTTGCCCGACACTCGCATCGTGGACCAGCCCACTCGCGTCGATGTCGCGGCCTTCGGCTCTTCGATCTGA